Below is a genomic region from Lampris incognitus isolate fLamInc1 chromosome 2, fLamInc1.hap2, whole genome shotgun sequence.
ATGAAAGACAGAGTGAGTAATGTAGTAAAACACTGCACCCAACTTGGAGACAGCCATGACCGTCCTTTCCAGCGGTGAGGACATGAATTGAATTCAGACTCTTGGGTCTGAATTCAACTCTGATGTTGCTACTGTGAGTCAGCAGGGGAAGTCGGGGAATTGATGAGATTACGTGAAGTCTGGGGGTAGGTATTTTTTAATTCGTGTTTGTATTGTAACTACTACTATTTGTATTGTAACTGTAACAATAATAAGAATGATCATAACTTTTTAAACTACCTTTCATGAAACCCATGGATTCTGAGGAGGATAAACAAGAAGACACAAACATTATAAATTAATATAGCGCAATACAAGCAGACAAAGAAAAGGAAATAGGGAATAACAGAATGTTTGGCTTTCTAACATAAGATATACTTTAttgtccctgaggggaaatttgcCTTGGGCAATAGTGCTATGTACAGCTGCAGTGGTTGTTTGTTAAGCAGTATTAGAGAAGTTGGGAGAAAGGAAAGCTGGAAGTGGTTGTTTTTTCCATTTACTGGTTCTGTAATGTCTGCCTGAAGGTAGTGGTCCATATACGGAATAGAGAATGTGTGAAGGGTCTTTCATTATTTTCTCAGAATATATATCTAGAGTAATAGTTCTCCTTCATTTCCTCAATTTTGGTGGATTTGATGTCATATGGTGGTCAGAATAGTTCGTTTCCATACCACAAATCCCAGTTTCATTCGAAAGGAACATGGTCCTGAATGCATGGGCAGGTCACAATTTCTGACGGTCACAGATTTTGATTTAACACCGGCATGGTTTGCTTGGCTGTGCATCATAGCAGTAGGAGCGCATTAGGAAGACAATTCGTTGGTAGTGTTCATAATTTGGAGAAAAACATTGATCAACAATGTCACCACACCAGACAAGGAAATATTGAGCAACATATCAAGGCACATCCAACATGTAATTAAACCAAATTAAATACTGGGTAGTGTTTAGCTTTGTATGTTAGCACCTATCACATGCGCCTCTGCATTTGGCATGCAAATTCATTCCgctcctgcttcttcttctctttcgctttcttttcgttctttctttcttcttcttcttcttcttcttcttcttcttcttcttcttaatggGACTGAATCCTCTGAGCCAAAGGATATAGCAAATGAGGTATTTAATTTCTATAAGTCACTGTATTCCTCTTCattttctgattctggttctacgCAGTTTTTTGACAAGGTTAAAGGTCACCTGACTAGCATTGATCAACCCTTCAAAGATTTGTGTGATTCAGACGTTCTTACAGAAGAATTGGATTCTGTTATCCAAAAAATGGCTACAGGTAAAGCTCCTGGCTCCGATGGTCTTACTAcaaattttttccttctttttttttggtcagatATTAGAGAATTAGTACTAAATGCAATAAAGGACAGCATAGAAAGACAGGAACTGACTCCAACTATGAAACAAGGAGTAATAATATTGATCCCTAAACGTATTCTAGATAATTTAAGGCCTATCACTTTGCTAAATACAGACTATAAGATCTTTGTCAGGAGTGTTAACCATTTCTAGATTTTCACAAAGCGTTAGATTCTGTTGAGCACCCTTTCACCTTACAAGCCCTACATCATTTTGGTTTTGGTGAAAAGTTAGTTGGTGTCATAAGCATGTTATACAAGGATATAAACAGTTGTGTGTCCTTACCTGGTGGTACCTGCCCGAGATTTGGTATTAAGAGGGGCATTAGATAAGGCTGTGGCAGCTCCCCTTTGTTATTCCTTGTTGTAGCAGAATTAATTTCCATTCTAATTAAAAATGACAACATTGAGGGCCTAGAGGCCTTGGGCAACAAATTATTGATAAGTCACCTTGCGGATGACGTcacacttttcttaaaaaatgctGCTGCCAGATCCCCTTGACCCTTAAATCAGTTGAGCTCTTCACTAAAGCATCAGGTTTAACTCTGAATATAAGCAATTGTGAACTTCTGGCGATACATGAGCATCATTCTAGGTCTTTATTTGGTGTCCCTGTTAAAActgaggttaaatatttaggaattCACTTGAGTAAAAACCTTgaatcaagagaagagatgaatgttCAGAATAATGTTACAAAGTGTAAAGCTACATTAAACAGttggttacagagggacattactctgtttgggaggactcttctcaccaagatggagagtctctctagatttgtttatcctgcttactcatttgctatttcatcaagaatgattaaatccataaaccaaactaatttaaattttatttggaaaaacaagcaTCATTATATCAGAAAAAGTGACCCCTTGAAAAGTTATGAAAATGGAGGGTTGAATGCCATTGAttttgacattatgaatggtATGATCAAACTGAAGTCGCTAAAAGACTTTGTCATAGATGAGATGGTGATTTGGCatgccattcctaatgcaatctttaaaaagttgggagggattgcttttcttttgaactgtgattttgaACTGTCCAAGATACCATTACGTTTATCTGCCTTTCATAAACAAGTTTTGCAATATTGGAAAttgttgtttaaacacaactttacccCTCATGCAGTTCCAATTTGGAATCACAGATGTATCCTGGTTAAGGGaaaatctttgtttttggaagactggtggaagaagggtatttggtccattacacacatcatggatgacagaggcaatcttttgaattataatgagttgtgtttgaCATATAGTTTATACTCCTTTGAAGAGGTGTATTACATGGTTATAGGTGCGAGCCCTATACAactcaagatgatggtctcacagTGTCTTATTTACTCCTCTTTCAGCCCCACACTTCGCCCCTTAATGACTGACAACTAAAGTTTGTCGACAGAACCTGCAATAATCTCTTTATCAGAAACTCTCTGTTGAAGATATGCTATCCTAATCCTTTAAGAAGGAATTATGttttagacatgtactcaaattcgaatgcccataaaattagaaaaagatacatttcattccctatccccccccccgcaaaGCCAAAGAGATTCACTTCAAGATAATTAGTGAAATCTACTCCTTCAGTGAAATTATAAGATTAAAATTTAATTTAGACTGTAATTTCTGTCAATTTTgtaagacagacatagaaacaacAGATCTTTCCACTCTCacattacttataatttttggtataatttgtatgtatggtTGAAATCTAGCATTGGTGCGCTGCCTCCATTTCTACTAGTAAGTGTCAAATTTGGATTGTTTATGGaagatagaaatatagaattcttgttgaataattaattattttggcaaaatattttatacacaaatgtaaatCTTGCAAAACGCaaccctgtttagcagcctttaaaaccgaattagtaactttttccaaatctctaaaatgtatgaaaaacagaaatgctcAAAAATTACTCTTTGCATTTGAATAATTTAATGTAATGtaacccctggaatattgtattgtcctattttattttatttttagttatttatctctttttaatttactatttctgtttccttgttttgttctcaccgtctttgacatgtttgatgtactgttcttagcctactctgttgttttagagtatactggctttgctgatgtgtttgtttatttgaagTCTTGAATTAAAAATcatcctcatcttcttcttcttcttcttcgtcttcttcttcttttccttttgtggcGGACTCTACACATTTCCCGTGCATGCACCATTATATTTGAATACTTGTTGGGATGGCCAACCCCGCCGACACCAATAAGAAATAGCATATAAAGGAGCAATTACAGAAGACTAATACATTGagtggccagtgggaaaagctaTCAAATATGGTATTTTTAGTATGAAAAAATTATGGATTACATCTTTAATACATATAACATTATTATGAGCTTCATATATATGGTAGCGAAtgcggggggcaaccacagaaactgctgcGGCCGGAACGCGAACCCATATTTTCcgtaccgcgggagacatcgccgaccactcgactaaagggtccaacttgttagccaagggccaacgtgtctatttatccatgtacgttacgaTATATATAGATGTCTCATTAGTTTTATTAGCATACTATAGCTTCCATACGCTtaaggtgtgggaagatggcagcgctgcttatacagtgtctttgtccacgtctgcgtctgagtttgCGTCATCACGTTTTTATTTAGATGGCCGATTTCACTTggcgggagagctggcgctggctcggctgagagagcttggtctgctgagtcctgtgggcccgaagaggaaacaccgaggacagtctgacaggacgcggaagcggggcaggctaagctaactactagccccgactatgtgtgtgtgtttttgtttttgttgttttggaaaaCTTTATTTTCAAATCTTcaggtttttttggaacaggtatacaagacacatgaaattaaaaaaaaacaaaacatgtaggaacccccctcccccctgtggctcaagaaagaaaaaaaaggactatgcagggacttcttacaattccacataataactatgtttttgaagacaatataaagttcTACACATATATCTGTATAAATATTGTCATTACAACCAGGTTAAAAAAAGTACAtccaataaaagggaaaaccttcaataaagcctataaaaggactccaggtcaaagcaaagtttttgcgggttttacgaattttatatcggagcttttccaaaggtagaaaggacagcacctccctcaaccactgcaaaaatgatggagctttatTCGACTCCCAGTTAAAAAATGAGTCTGTGAGCTAGCAATGCCTAGCATTTGCCTGcgaagttgtgaccttacagttagggggcggtATGCCAAAGATTGCTGTGGGAAGGtcaggggttatggtctgtttacagatttgtgagaatacattaaatatctgtccccaataactgctgAGAGAGGGACAAGCCCAGAAcacgtgtcccaccgaggctggactatggctgcacctcggacacccagggtctgtggagggaaagattctggcaagcttgtcccccgagtactgaagacggtgaagcaccttaaattgaattaacccatgtcgtatacacaacgAGGAAGTgtgtatacgagttaagctgtcccgccacgcctcttcagaaagctctacacccagctctctctcccatgcagtttttgctttgtcccaggatatctgttttaatccctgtatcagtgtgtagattatagagacccgttttttcccaaaagGGATCTAGCTCtggaataacatctaattggctcctgggtggcagataaggaaatgagggaaacactttcttggcaaaactacgaatttgaaggtatctaaaacaatgggatctgggtatgttatggtctttgcaGTGGCGCCcgcagaaatttttcataggggtgaaaatcatggggtggcacaccaaaaccaaaagccatgactgaatttcaggaattctatgatgctgttgtagtatactgaataggctagttgaaaactgtcggTATGAGAGTTAAGTATtatcgcatactgaaatactttggtttcttatttttctacatttaatgttactaaatatctgatgtgcatagactaataccggtacagttaacattttgagttccacaacaattctgttttaatgtgttatgtatctgtatatattgtaacgtgttagaccattcattgttatattgtatatgtccaaaaatgaaaaacaaaacaaaaaagcataatCATGGTCAACAGTATACATTTTATCATAGTCTACTCAACCTATTCATATCCCTACTTTCTTGGGCTACATTAATTTCAATACAGCTTTATTCACCTGTTGCTGTGTCTTTTGTAAACAAATATGTTATAGGCTATGtgcaaaaatgaaaaacaaaacaaaaaaagcattaTCATAGACAATGTACATTTCACTATAGCCTACTCAACCTCTTCATATCCCTACTTTATTAGGTTACATTCTTTTCAATACAGCTTTATTCACCTGTTGCTGTGTCTTTTTGTAAACAAACATATTATAGGCtatgtccaaaaatgaaaaacaaaacaaaaaaacaaagctaGAAACAGAAGCTGCTCAGCTGCTGTCAGAGGCAGACTGTGCACGGGGGGTACGCAGTGACGGACGAGCAGAagcggctggctgcctggctatgcatttgttattttctttgacattaattattatgaaaaatatacattattgatttaaatgaacagcacctaatgtaaaatatcagatagaagcatattatgcataatcagaagcatattctgcatatgcgattcgtggctggggggggggggggacagcagggGGGCCAGGGAAAGTATCAGGGGTGGCCGTGGCcctcccttgggggcgccactgggttgttggtaagtgtttcaaacgAGGTGAACGTTCCTTCTGTAAATAGAtcgcagaaaaacaccagtccatttctatgccaatgttgtaatgcgttatctaacacagatggcgAGACGACTGCGTGTTTTggtctgcgtctgcatttgtgtcgtcgcgcggaggaggtgtgtcgaaggtgtctggcgggagagctggcgttggctcggctgagggggcctggtctgctgcatccgatggtgcccaaggaccacggccctgcctggagctgtgcctgaagaggaaacaccgaggacggtctgacggcgcgggagcgggtcaggctaagctaactggcatgctttgttctctctgtgtttgtatgtttttggcggtgttgtttttggagggtTTTTTTGGATacatgctgtgggctgggggagactgACATCAAATCAGTTTAATTAGGTATTGCCTCATAATAACTGGGCTTCCTCTAGTAATGTCATCCTCACAAGAGTCCCAAACTGTACAGAAGACAGAGGTCATAGTAGCTAATCACCAGTCATTAAACAGCATTCACACAATTTTTCCACAACTGCCCAGAAACATGGAGGAGAATGGGGATGAGGGGGAAAGAAATGAGCCACCCCTGAAAAAGAAAATACACAACTGACATTTCTAGAAGTGTCCCACATACAAAGAACAAGTATTTTCTTAACCTCATTTGTTGAAGTAACCCTCCTCCCCTGGTTGTGACCGGTCTGAACCAGATGTCTAGGCCCAGAGGAGAGGCCCAAACCTGGGGAGTGAACTCAGCTGTGGGGCAGGACTGATAGAGAAAGATAGAATTGGATTGGGAGAAATGGGAGGGAAATTCAAATCCAAAGAGTTGAgtgaaagaaaagggggaaagagtaaaaaaaagaaaaaagaaccgtGGGGGAACTTGTATGCGTATACCAAAAAAGTGGTTCCCATGTTGGCCTCATTATtgctcagctgcaccaccatGCACACATGTCTGAcaccctcgctctctttctctctctctcgctctctctctctctctcacacacacagacatatagtcACACACAATCTGAGTCAGCCTCTCCACCTTGTTAACCACCAAGCCACACAACCCTGCTTCCTGGAAGACCCTCCATAAACGCCCCATGACCTGGCAAGGCCTCCATCATCAGATTCTATGAGCCCACTGAAGCTgaagaaattaagaaaaaaaaaaggctcctaGACATTTAACACCACCATAGACAAAGCTGCAGAGCACCAGCGCTGAGATACTACTAATGAAAAGCACATAAGATCTCTGTGCAGTTATCTCAGCAGAAGAGTTGTGGGCAGGAAACGGAGGAGATCAGTCCCGAGCTTTCCTAAACAAAGGTCTGGGGTCATGTGCTAGAAGTTATGAgtgcatgtgcacacgcacaacacagacatgcattcacaaacacatgcacagatgTTTGcattatgtgcatgcatgcacgtaatgcatgcatgcatccacACATTGAAATCACACCACACAACATGATTTCGAAAAACAAAATTCTTTTTGCTCCAACTTTCACTCCACATACACACTCCTTCGTCATGCATGCATGGTCCAACAGAATACATGAAGAACTGTGGCACAGGTCAGACACAATAAAGAGACCACGGTCTTCCGGAGGAAGCTTAGATTAAATCTCACCGGGCCCAGTGCCCAGCGGGGGGGAGCGGGGGCAATGTGACCTTCAGGGAAAGGAGCCAGGGAACAGACCCAACACTCAGGCTTGTCCACCACCAaatgagagggaaggagggagggatgaTGGGTGggaggggggatagagagagTTTGGGAGAGAGGAAAAGGGAGGGAGGGTTAGCAGGGAAGAGTGAAAGAAGCATAGAAAAGAAAAGACACAAAACTTGTGACTGGACAAAAGAGGGCAGGTACCAGAGACAGGTAAGGATCGTTATTTGCTGTTTCCAGGGAAACTATTTTTCGTGGAATTTATTCGATAACGGGATAGAAACACGGGCTagcgcagcagtgtgtgtgtgtgtgtgagagagggagacagagagagagatggacagaggagaggatagaggcagagagggagagagggagagagagagaaatgtagaaAGGGGTGTGAGAGTTTGTGCGGAGCGAGGAAAACCTTGGCTCAGATACACGGGAGCAAAAGCCTGTGCGTTTCTATAGAGACTTTACCATAACAGCTGGTACCCACTTTCTGTTCTCCTCCACCGCGTCCCTCTGCCCCCGTCATCCTTCCTTCATCATTTTCCGTCAGTGAGGGAACAGGGCTGACAAATGCAGGAGAGGCAAATATGGAGGCTGATGCCGAttatgtttcccccccccccccaccttcatcCGCTGTGTAAACATTCCTGCTAGCTTCTGCAGGGGCAAACGTGTTGCTGTTCCTTTTCAGCAGAACTGCAGTTTGTAGCAGATGGGTCACGAAGGGTTTCCAGGCAGTCCGCTGTGGTTTTCTTAGGACAGTTTGGGCCATGATCCTCATTAAAAGCTTTGCTATGAATTACCCAACTTACGTGTCTCGGAAAAATGAAATATTTGCTGGGTTATCATCCCACActactgcaaaaaagaaaaaaaaaattggacgAAGGACAACTGAATATAATTGGGCAATGTAAGTTGCGTTAAACTGCTGGATAAACAAGCTGGTTTCAGACGTGCAGCCTATGGTGCAGACTTGCAGCCTATGGAGGGAGTGCAGTTTGCAAAAAATTGTGCGAGGATTTCATCGCTGATGGAGGTTAACATGACTGAGTTGTCTATGAGGACAGACATGCAGTGCAAACCAAGACCACCCTCGCTGTGCAGTCAGGATGGAGAACAAACTGGACTGCCTTAGGTCTGCAAGAGACAGATGGTGCTTGCATCAACGGTGCTTAATAGAGAGCTGTAGGGTTTTGTTTTCTTCTGGCTATTGTACCCCTTCTTGACTCTGGATGAAAaaagaaaagttaaaaaaaacccttttctgTTACGTCCATTTCTTGGCAACAACACATGACTGGCGTCCAATTTTTGCACTTGGCATGCAGCAATGCCCAACCCAGAGGGAAATGCCTTGCAATCCTGAAAACACTGATACAGGATAGGGGGGGGTCGGTGGATGAGCGGGTGTggcgggatggggggggggggtatttgtaaGCGGTTCCCACTGGGGTTTTCATAAGCTTTCACAGAACAAGCGTGTCCACAGTCCGAGGAACATGAACAGCTACTGAGATGTACCGTAGTCACTGAAAAATAAATAGAAATGTTCATTTCTTTTTAGAGATATTCATAAGAATGGCTGATCTCGCTCGACAACCAGCCAAGCGTGTCGCTCCATCTTCCAAACAACATTTCTCGGCTAAGCCAACGGTGGCGAGGGAAGAGAGGAGgtccccactcttcctctctggcTGCGGCTGCAGAGCGAGGGGCTGGGAGGCTCTGGAAGACCGGGAGGGGAAAGGGAACTCACACGCTCCGGGGCAGTGCCAGGGAACGCCATCAGCCTGGGAAAGGAGTTCAGAGCTGTTTTTCCTGGCTGGCTGGAGTCCGGCTCGAGGCCTCATTCTTCCGCCATGATTCACTTGTTTATCAAATTAGCCAGAAATCTTAAATAAACAGTGCGTTTATGGCTCGAACGTGGCGTGATGTTGACAGTTGTTTTCTGATGAATTACAATGGCCTTACGCCGATGGGGTTGGAGGAACAGCTGTATACAGGGGTACACGGACAAGCGCGCAGAcaggcgtgcacgcacacacacacacacacacacacaagcagaaagGGGCAGATTCTGTGTAAAGTGAGATCAGTGCCGGGAATATTGTCAGCCCCACCTCAGGGAGGCATGCAGTAGAAACAACCACATATGTAGTCCCTGAAACAAGTTCCATTATCTCAGTAAATACTTCCATTTGTTCAAACATCTGTATGTCATCTACTTCCACTGAgtactgtagtgtgtgtgtctgtgtgtgtgtgtgtgtgtgtgtgtgtacatatatatatgaacgtgtgcgtgtgtatttgtATATTCTAACTAATtcagccccaacacacacacacacacacacacacacaccctgcattGGTCTTTTGCTCCATGCATTCCATGCTCCTTGTTTAAGGGACCCTTCTGAGAAGGAGTGACTTCACTCCATGAACGCACAGCTATGCTGATCTCCTTTACACACATCTGCTGAGCACATTTACAGCACTCCTCCATCAATTACATGCCTCGCCTCGCCTCCCCGATGCTCGCCGACTTCCTCTCGCGGGTCCAAAGCGCTCTGCATGTAAACAGAACGCAAGGTACCGCTGGTGTGGCTCGAACTCACTGATCCAAACCACTCCAGAATGCCTTTAGTGTAGAGTAATATtagaataaatacatacatacatatacatacataaaacAGGTTGGAAATTTTGAAATAACAACTGAACGATGCGCGCGGACGTTCCGGTCAAATCCAAGGaagtgaataataataataataataataatgtaacgtgcatggataagttgacacgttagccccttggctaacgtgtcgggccctttagtcgactggttaacattgtcgcctgcggtgcgggagatacgggttcgcgtcccggatgcggcgtcccggactgcccccctgaattcgctgcaattataataataatagcaataatggcTCGCTTAATAAATGCAAAATTAAAGCACAAGAGAAACATAACAACACAATAGACTATACAGTACAAAATAAAGGAATAAGACAACAGTGCAGTTTTAAAAGGGGATGCTAATTTTGCAAGTCTGCTTCTCCTCGGACACGTTGTTCCAGAGCCAAGGTGTCCTAAATGTCAAACGTCATCAAAACACTTTGCAGAACAAAACGAAAGTGAGAGGACGTGGGACTTTGTATTTGAGCCCcttctaaaaaataaaaacggtCACATACTGGATCCCTCAGTGAGTTATTGGCATTTCTACTCTGGTTTCCTCTGCGCCACCATGAGTTCAATGAGCTTTAGCCTTCCAAGCCCTCCTCGGTTCCTCCCCTCTGACTCCTCTCCTCTGGAGAAACCCACACAATGAGGCCTCTATTCTCCAACCTTCCCCTTCCTCCCTCTTGGGCGTATGTGTGTCTTTATTTGCACCGCTTGATctgtaaatcaaatcaaatggaaTCGAATCAAGCTCCCCCACCCTTTCACATACAGACATACCTCACTTTTCAATGCATGTGTGAAAAAATATGTGTCTGCAGATGAGGACAATACCCACTGTagcttcggggggggggtgtcctctgAAGGTCAAAGGTGCCTTCTCAGCAAAGTCAAATTTCTAAATAATTTGGGATGAGCCTCGATACGGTTAAGTGACAGCCTAGCGGCCTTACCTTCCTGGACGTGCACCCTGGCTAGGTGCTGGTTCTGAGGGCGCGGTACGTGTTGTAGTCTGGTTTCCGCTCTCTGAGTGAATCTGGTTCCTCTCTCGGGTCGCACAGAGAGGAGGATTAGCAGCTCGGTGGCGTCACCTCTGCGGTAGCGCTCGGCATTGCAAAATCCCAGTGGTTCTGTACCACAGGCCCAAGAGAAAACTGTGGACTCGCTTTGTTCAAGTCGTTGCTAGATAGCTGCTGATTCTTTTAATCCCGCTGTCCTGATGTTGCACCCTCGACCAGATGTTCCTTGTAAAGAAAACTCTGCATCTCATTAAGAGATCAATAAAAACGAAACCAAAAAAGGCTGTTAGCAAAATCTGGTGGGAATGACCTTGGTTTGGCATTATGTATTTTGTGTTGCATCAGAAGATACTTTTAACGATGGGAATTTTATCCTGCGGTGTGTAACTTCTGTCGTAAAACGATGGCTTTTTGAACTTACAGGGCGGAGACGGCTGAGTTTCTGCTTAGCTGGCCAGCAGAAACTCGGGAGTAGTGTAGGGAGGAAGGCTGTCGTATACAAAACATTTTGACGGTGTTTGGATGTGAAAGGTCAGTTTTAGTTGATATGGCAGCTGGAAGTGGTGATGGTGGAGACAGCAGCGGTTACGGCGTGTGTGACCGCTTCTGCTTACTAATTCAAATATCGGTGCTTTAACGCCTTGAAAAAAGAACATCAACCTGCACTTTCTGCTCTCTCTATCTCAGGACCATGAAGGTCAGCGTGGGAATTCTTTCTGCATTGGCTCTGTTCCTCCTGATGGGGGCAGTGTTCACTCAGAGAGCTCGGCCGAGGAAGCCTACAAAGAGGCCCACCGTTGCCAAGAGGCCCACCGTGCGCCTGCCGAGTCCTCCACCACCACTTGAGCCCAAGGAGCCCACAGACTTCCCTCCACCCATCCTGGGTCCCCCGTCCATGTTCGCCGACTGCCCACGGGAGTGTTTCTGCTCCCCTTCCTACCCAAACGCCCTCAACTGCGAGAACCGCAACATCCGCACGATTCCCGTCATCCCGTTCAGAACCCACTATTTGTACCTGCAGAACAACTTTGTCACTGAGGTGACAGCGGATCCTTTCATCAATGCCACCGAGCTCCGCTGGGTCAACCTGGCCAACAACCGCATCAAACGAATAGACAGACAGGTCAGAGGGTTTCTCTGGTCACAGGCATATACTTTACAGTAGCACCACCACTGACAGCATGCCACTGACAGGGACACGAGCACACGGAATAACTAAATCCACGATAACTGCAATTCCTAAAGCGATCCAAATGAGCCTGGGCTTTGTATTTCTTGTGCAGGTGTTTGAGAAGGTCCCGGGGCTGCTGTACCTCTATATACAGCGCAACCAGCTGAAGGAGGTCCCTTCAAATCTCCCAGCGACCCTGGAGCAGCTACGCCTGGGCAGGAACCATATTTCCAAGATCCCATCTGGGGCCTTCAGCAAAATGGAGCACCTGACTCTGCTGGACCTATACCATAATGaggtatacttttttttttttaagaaaagggGAGTCAGCCTTTGTGATATTGCACTGTatggctggggggtgggggggatctaATGCGGTTACAATTTAGAGATCCATAACAGATTAGGTGCTAACGGTCCTTGACTAAGATATATCACATAGTGCCATTAACCCAAAGGGGgatggaaagtgtgtgtgtgtgtgtgtgtgtgtgtgtgtgtgtgtgtgtgtgagagagagtgagtgagtgagagagttctTTCAACAGAGGGGATATGGCATTCCCTCGCATCCCCTGCTCAAATCGACCCCTGGATGTTATGACATCAGCAGTTTATTAC
It encodes:
- the prelp gene encoding prolargin, whose amino-acid sequence is MKVSVGILSALALFLLMGAVFTQRARPRKPTKRPTVAKRPTVRLPSPPPPLEPKEPTDFPPPILGPPSMFADCPRECFCSPSYPNALNCENRNIRTIPVIPFRTHYLYLQNNFVTEVTADPFINATELRWVNLANNRIKRIDRQVFEKVPGLLYLYIQRNQLKEVPSNLPATLEQLRLGRNHISKIPSGAFSKMEHLTLLDLYHNELSDNDLGRNTFKDLKNLMQLNLAHNILKKMPPGIPNGLIQLFLDKNRIDDIPKDYFQGFTHLAFVRLNYNQLSDKGVPKAVFNVSTLLDLQLSHNQLASVPLFNAHLEHLHLNHNSIESINGTQICPLSLQADLNDDKLTPRLRYLRLDGNHLNPPVPLDVIMCFRHLHSIVI